From the genome of Hemiscyllium ocellatum isolate sHemOce1 chromosome 15, sHemOce1.pat.X.cur, whole genome shotgun sequence, one region includes:
- the LOC132822693 gene encoding uncharacterized protein LOC132822693: MRWREAELIHQWLVVFLLYLRPVGTGQLPSVAARCTQTATLPCTARREVMQSYRAVSWYKVGEATLSGIIRKVGNEMVRYKHFAGNAMITENDSLVIARVTEDDAGIYRCSLLAPLGGMNQDGDVTLSVCLPLDPVTEPAVTSLRRTATASLLHSRSGVCLCVPDILSFITCLSSIAVLTMVKGLACCCTVWVFRKMRCPNQETPEAGGKVEVVPSLREHIQRVSLEKDQRGVRVRSQLGGPVHCVWTVGHV; this comes from the exons ATGAGGTGGAGAGAGGCTG AGCTTATTCACCAGTGGCTGGTGGTCTTCCTGCTGTATCTCAGACCGGTGGGAACCGGCCAACTGCCCTCAGTAGCTGCCCGGTGCACACAGACAGCAACATTACCCTGCACAGCGAGGAGGGAGGTGATGCAGAGCTACCGGGCTGTCAGCTGGTATAAG GTAGGCGAGGCAACGTTGAGCGGAATTATTCGGAAGGTTGGAAATGAAATGGTTCGTTACAAGCATTTCGCTGGGAATGCGATGATTACTGAGAATGACTCACTTGTCATTGCTCGGGTGACTGAAGATGATGCTGGAATATATCGCTGCTCCCTACTTGCCCCACTTGGGGGTATGAATCAGGATGGAGATGTGACCCTTTCAG TATGTTTACCCCTGGATCCGGTCACAGAACCTGCAGTAACCTCACTGAGAAGGACTGCCACTGCTTCGCTGCTTCATTCTCGGTCaggtgtctgtctctgtgtgccaGACATTCTCTCGTTCATCACCTGCCTGAGCTCTATTGCTGTGTTAACCATGGTGAAAGGCCTAGCCTGTTGCTGCACTGTCTGG GTTTTCAGAAAAATGAGGTGTCCAAATCAGGAGACTCCAGAAGCCGGTGGGAAGGTGGAGGTGGTACCATCCCTGAGGGAACACATCCAGAGGGTTTCTCTGGAGAAAGATCAGAGGGGTGTGAGAGTGCGGTCACAGCTGGGTGGCCCGGTCCATTGTGTGTGGACAGTGGGACATGTCTGA